The Streptomyces sp. V3I7 genome segment CGGCCTGGAGAAGTTCTACTCCTACTCCGGCAAGAACACCGGCGCCGGCTCGTCGCTCATGAACAACACCGCGTCGGGCAACAGCGTCTGGTCGTACAACGCCATCAACAACCCGGGCCGCGGCGTCAACACCTTCTTCCGCGTCGCCTACAACTCGATGGACACCTCGGACACCGTGCTCGGCCACGGCTGGTCGGGCCAGGCCGCGGGGCCGCTGCGACTCGGCGCGCCGCTGGACTTCCACCCGAACCCGAACCCGACCGAGGTCAGGCTTCCCGACGGTGACGGCACCACGCACGTCTTCCGCTGGGACGCCACCAACAGCGTGTGGAAGGCTCCGGACGGCGTCCACTTCAAGCTGTCGTTCAAGACCGGCACCGAGTGCACGCCGGACAAGGACAACACTCCGGATGCCTGGACGCTGCTGCGCCCGGACGGCACGCGCTTCCTCTTCGGCTGTGACGGCTATCTGACGTCGGTCGTCGACAACGACGGCAACACTCAGACGTACACGTACGAGGAGCGCAAGTCCAACAACAAGCCGACCAAGTTCCTCACGTACATCACCGACCCGGCGGGGCGGCAGTCCCTGACGGTCGACTACTTCAAGAAGGGCGACGCGTCGTACGACTACATCGACGGCACGGGCGCCAAGCTCACCGGCACCAACCTGACCAACTCCAAGATCTACGACCACATCAAGTCCGTCACGGACATCAGCGGCCGGAAGATCAACTTCTACTACACCGACAAGGGCCTGCTCGGCCGCATCACCGACGGTGAGACGTCCACCCAGCCCAAGGTCTTCAAGTTCACCTACGACGCCACCCAGGGCAACAAGAACGTCAAGCTGGTCAAGGCCACCGACCCGCGCGGCAGCGATACCAACCTGACGTACTACGCCCCGCAGGAGGGGGACAACCCGAAATACCACTGGTGGACCAAGGCGATCACCGACCGCCTGAACGGCACCACCAGCTACCTGTACAAGCCGGACCCGGTCAACCCGGTCTTCACCGACACGACGGTCACCGACGCCGAGTCGCACGCGACGGCCTACCAGACGGACGACCTCGCCCGGCCCATCGAGATCACTGACGCCAAGTCCCGTACCACCAAGCTGGCATGGGACGCGGACAACAACGTCACGTACATGGAGGAGGCCAACGGGGCCAAGACCGCGTACTGCTACGACCAGAAGACCGGCTACCCGCTGCGTCAGTGGGACCCGGAGACCACCAAGTCGTGGACGTCGTTCAACCAGACCGACTACTGCGACCCGACCAAGTACCCCACGGGCGCCACGGCGTTCGAGTACGAGACGCGGGCCGACGGCTACTCCGCGAACCTGTTCCGCAAGACGTCGCCGCTCGGCAACGCCTGGCAGTTCGGGTACGACAGCTTCGGCAACCTGACCTCCACCACCGACCCGGAGGGCGTCGCTTCCGCCACGGCCGGTGACTACACGTCGACGACCACGTACGACGCGTACGGCCAGCCGACCAAGGACACCGACGCCAACGGCCACTCCACCCAGTACTTCAACTACGGGCCGACCGGCTATCCCGAGAAGATCACCGACGCCAAACTCAACGACACCACGTTCGTCTACGACGCGCGGGGCAACACCAAGGAGGTCGTCAACGCCAAGGGCGCCAAGGTCACTCAGAACTACGACTACTTCGGCCGCCCGCTGGACAAGAAGGAGCCCAAGGACCAGGCGGGCGGTGTCTTCGTCACCACGCCGGCCCCGGTCTACGACGCCAACAACAACATCGAGAAGGCATACGCCCCGAACGGCGCCATGACCACCTCCGTGTACGACGCGGCGGACCAGGTCACCGACCAGCTCGACCCGGTCGACGTCACCGGCGACCCGGAGCGTCGCACCACCACGACGTACGACAAGGTCGGCAACGTCAGGACGGTCACCGAGCCCAAGGGCAACCTGACCCCGACGGCCGGGGACTACACGACCACGTACAACTACGACGAGGTCTACCAGCCGGTGTCGTCCATCGACGCCAAGGGCAACAAGTCCTCGGCCGAGTACGACAACGTCGGCAACGTGGTCACGGTGATCGACCCGAAGAAGAACGCGACGGCCGACACGACGGACTTCACTACGAACTTCACCTACGACCTGGACCACCGGGTCGTGAAGACGACGGACGCGGCGGGCAAGTTCACCACCGTCCACTACGACCTCGACGGCCGCAGGGACAAGGCGACGGATGCCGAGAACAACACCACCGAGACCACCTTCGACCGGCGCGGCCTGACCACTCAGGTCAAGGTTCCGTACACGAAGGACGCCTCGAACAACATCACCTACCGGACGACCAAGTTCGAGTACGACCAGGTCGGCAACAAGACGAAGGAGATCAGCCCGCGCGGCGTCGAGACGACGACCGACGCGACCGACTTCACCTCGGAGACGGTCTATGACGAGCTGAACCGGGTCAAGGAGCAGCGCAGTCCGTTCGACGCGGACGACACCCGCTACTCCACGCCCGACATCACGTACTACACGTACGACACGGTCGGGCAGCTGAAGGAGGTCTCGGCCCCGCCGTCGCAGGGCCAGTCGGTCCGCAACATCACGTCGTACGACTACTACGACAACGGCTGGACGAAGTCCTCGAAGGACCCCTTCGAGATCAGCACGTCGTACGACTACAACGACCTGGGCCAGCAGACGAAGAACACGCTGACCTCGGCCGGCGGTTCGTCGCAGCGCACCATGACGTGGGACTTCTACCCGTCGGGCAACCAGAAGGCGCGCTCCGACGACGGCATCCCCGTCGGCAAGCAGGTGGTGGTCGTCGACTCGACCGACGTCAACAACACGGCCACACAGGGCAGTTGGAACACCTCTCAGGCTATGGGCCAGTGGGGCTACGACGTCCGGACGAACGCGGCGGGCACGGGTGCGGACACGTTCACCTGGCAGCTCAACATCCCGCAGGACGGAACGTACGAGGTCTTCACGCGCTACGGCGACGTGACGGGTGCTGCCACCAACGCGCCGTTCACCATCACCCACTCCACGGGCTCGACCACCAAGTCCGTGAACGAGTCGACGGGTTCGGGCGGTTGGGTGTCGCTGGGCTCGTACAGCTTCACCGAGTCGGGCACGCAGAAGGTCACGCT includes the following:
- a CDS encoding polymorphic toxin-type HINT domain-containing protein — its product is MNSDSGNKRTEYVLGWDVRKVSDGSWLSAGTGGIPTLKQNVAVEDPTSNTLGLEKFYSYSGKNTGAGSSLMNNTASGNSVWSYNAINNPGRGVNTFFRVAYNSMDTSDTVLGHGWSGQAAGPLRLGAPLDFHPNPNPTEVRLPDGDGTTHVFRWDATNSVWKAPDGVHFKLSFKTGTECTPDKDNTPDAWTLLRPDGTRFLFGCDGYLTSVVDNDGNTQTYTYEERKSNNKPTKFLTYITDPAGRQSLTVDYFKKGDASYDYIDGTGAKLTGTNLTNSKIYDHIKSVTDISGRKINFYYTDKGLLGRITDGETSTQPKVFKFTYDATQGNKNVKLVKATDPRGSDTNLTYYAPQEGDNPKYHWWTKAITDRLNGTTSYLYKPDPVNPVFTDTTVTDAESHATAYQTDDLARPIEITDAKSRTTKLAWDADNNVTYMEEANGAKTAYCYDQKTGYPLRQWDPETTKSWTSFNQTDYCDPTKYPTGATAFEYETRADGYSANLFRKTSPLGNAWQFGYDSFGNLTSTTDPEGVASATAGDYTSTTTYDAYGQPTKDTDANGHSTQYFNYGPTGYPEKITDAKLNDTTFVYDARGNTKEVVNAKGAKVTQNYDYFGRPLDKKEPKDQAGGVFVTTPAPVYDANNNIEKAYAPNGAMTTSVYDAADQVTDQLDPVDVTGDPERRTTTTYDKVGNVRTVTEPKGNLTPTAGDYTTTYNYDEVYQPVSSIDAKGNKSSAEYDNVGNVVTVIDPKKNATADTTDFTTNFTYDLDHRVVKTTDAAGKFTTVHYDLDGRRDKATDAENNTTETTFDRRGLTTQVKVPYTKDASNNITYRTTKFEYDQVGNKTKEISPRGVETTTDATDFTSETVYDELNRVKEQRSPFDADDTRYSTPDITYYTYDTVGQLKEVSAPPSQGQSVRNITSYDYYDNGWTKSSKDPFEISTSYDYNDLGQQTKNTLTSAGGSSQRTMTWDFYPSGNQKARSDDGIPVGKQVVVVDSTDVNNTATQGSWNTSQAMGQWGYDVRTNAAGTGADTFTWQLNIPQDGTYEVFTRYGDVTGAATNAPFTITHSTGSTTKSVNESTGSGGWVSLGSYSFTESGTQKVTLSDNANGTVVADGIKLVRSNTGETDTEKKDFTYTYDADGLLKEVKDLSPGAKADAYAMTYDELDQLSKVEEKLGTTVKNTTSLTYDAGGNIDSTTHDVTWSKFEYDVRDLISKVTNADTPTAGNQQISTFTYTDRGQPLKQTKPNGNTVDFTYYLNGAAKSQLEQTASGTDVARHDLEYDPNGNRSKDIAKVMNADTSAAYVNTTSVFDYDPQDRIKKVTKTGDAAGTEDYVYDGNSNIVEQTIGNGTTTTTSTSVYDRNRLLKTTAAGVSSTYNYDPLGRLDTVSSNGTTQEKYTYDGFDRIAKHTAGTGASAQSTTYVYDAFDRTASETTSGTSGKTTLFTYLGMEDKVLREEVASKATKSYQYAPWGQKLTQIKHNTDSTKEYSQYLYHPKGDVEAITKDTGTTRATYGYTAYGSDDEKQFTGSDKPDAQNPDKEPYNEYRFNAQRYDDGSGTYDMGFRNYNPGLNRFLTRDSFGGALDDMALATDPYTGNRYAFAGGNPISFVELDGHLFGMSGSDWGHAALDVAGMVPVIGEAADVANGIWYAAEGNYTDAALSMASAIPGAGNAVTAAKWAKKGAKAVDAIKSGRKAAKAGKTAKAETAAAKTKNVKPKGGRSKGNGGRTSCPVPTKKNSFIPGTKVLMADGSTKDIEDLKEGEYVLASDPETGDLQARQITDTRNHKGDKHLVTLTVDPDGKNGKAKPSKITSTAGHPYWVPDYGKWVEAGDLEAGMWLQTAAGTWVQITAIDETRRTQRVYNLTVEGQHTYFVVTGTTAALVHNANPVKKCGTAPAGHSYRGGARYKDLKDPATGRNVPGTEINHMPANQASPLSHGNGPSIQMDEADHVRTSSWGRGPGPEKWRATQKDLINQGRIDQAMQMDIDDVVTRFPGKYNNAIGEMIEDLPNNAAFQALRTVPTGVHVQLTLW